A genomic region of Seriola aureovittata isolate HTS-2021-v1 ecotype China chromosome 21, ASM2101889v1, whole genome shotgun sequence contains the following coding sequences:
- the nrap gene encoding nebulin-related-anchoring protein isoform X2, giving the protein MQSCARCGFVVYPAEKINCIDQNWHKACFHCDVCKMVLTANNFVSHKKRPYCSVHNPRNNTFTSVYETPININAKKQTKASSESEFSQQQQTWYSGMVTSQEIVTMSQAQRAVSDVKYTEEYEQSKGKGSFPAMITPGYQAAKNANTLASNLEYKKGHEERVSKYTTFVDPPEVILAKKQGQIVSDYAYTEEYEQQRGKGSFPAHLTPGYKMSKKASEQASDIKYRQMYEQEMKGKASTEAAVAEAVHARENAENFSQIAYTEEYEQQRGKGSFPAMITPGYYLAKKAQENASNLKYRKDLSKMKGTSHFHSLTSEDNLALKNARKINKLVSEVEYKKDLENTKGHSINFCETPQFQNAAKVAKFTSDNKYKEKYTSNMRGHYEDSGIDKKTMHAMKARKLASDISYKQGCEQEQGEYNYPATLTPGYQSQRKLDPLKDKNYRQHIDQVKYSPVTDTPEIILAKKNAQLVSNLNYKAGYEKTKHQYTLSQDLPQIQKAKANAALCSDIKYKEEWEKSKSKACDIGMDDLSIKAAKASRDLASDIKYKEIYMKNKEKAVGVNMSDSKTLHSLQVAKMNSDIEYKKGSKESQAQFTLPMDMVNLSHAKKAQALASDLEYRTKLHEYTVMPDDIKVQQAKKAYSLQSENQYRSDLNWMKGVGWEAEGCLNITQAKKAGDLLSDTKYRQKADSIKFTQVADDLSIKHAKKSQELQSDLVYKANTEQIIHQYTMTKDEPLFRQAKANAELLSGKVYRSNWEKQREKGFELSLDSLAILTAKAKRDLASDVKYKEKYEKNKGKVIGIKSVSDDSQMAHSALATKLQSDRHYKKNYEDTKTKYSVSLDMMNISHAKKAQDLATETNYRTFLHEYTTLPTDMNVAWAKKAYGLQSDKQYRSDLNWMKGVGWEASKSLDVQQAKKAGELVSEKKYRQDVSALRFTSVENTPEMVQAKLSNKLAIDRLYREKGENLKHNYTLSGELPEMVQAKLNAMNISESHYKESWTKIRDGGYKLRLDAIPFQSAKASAEILSDQKYKEEFEKTKGKMIGLKGLQDDLNIAHSVHASKLQSDIKYKQDSAKELSKVHLSMDMMEVAHAKKAQSLVSEQDYRLTLHQYTSLPDDMKVQAAKRAYALQSENVYRSDLNYLRGAAWIATGALQIEGSKRATDLISDKNYRQQPYNFKHTSVADSPDIVHAKLSGQITNERLYKEKGVNDQHNYTITTERPEITQAKINAANFSEIKYRESWHTLRAQGYKLTMQDIPFQAAKSSTGIASDYQYKHNHLLEKGKHIGVKSVLEDPRLLHCLQAGRLASDQEYRKDALTASGQYHLTPDMINLVTAKNAQALASDQDYRKRLHEYTVLPDDMKVKWAKKAYDLQSEKLYKSDLSFMKGVAWDGVGAPQLESAKKAGELISDKKYRQLPGHLKFTSVADSPDIVHAKTSYQQCSERLYKSGKNDDMHKYTLHSDDPDFVRAKMNAQQISDKVYKASGEQVKTSGYDLRLDAIPFQTAKTSREIASDFRYKESHLKEKGQQVGLRCVEDDPKMVHSLAASKLQSNLEYKRQSKEERGQYKIHADQPEFLQAKKSQAQASDLSYRHKLHDYTCDPEQLNVKHAKQAYKLQSDVNYKSDLNWIRGVGWTPPGSHKAELARRAAELGLAEGVSTDEAIAKYQHMMMVYHQQQMEQQQQQMSEQAETSEEIQQGVNMDAMEVLHVKRKKTIQTVQKKSTSSTTTSFRSMEKKSSTSSSSSSAALQNTVRTSMSSKAAAIEDA; this is encoded by the exons ATGCAGTCCTGTGCCAGGTGTGGGTTTGTGGTCTACCCCGCTGAGAAGATCAACTGCATTGACCAG AACTGGCACAAAGCGTGTTTTCACTGCGATGTCTGTAAGATGGTTCTCACCGCCAACAACTTTGTCAGCCACAAGAAGAGGCCATACTGCTCCGT ACACAATCCGAGGAACAACACATTCACAAGTGTCTATGAGACGCCCATCAACATCAATGCGAAGAAGCAAACCAAGGCGAGCAGTGAG TCTGAgttctcacagcagcagcagacatggTATTCAGGCATGGTGACCAGCCAGGAGATAGTAACAATGTCTCAGGCACAGAGGGCCGTCAGTGAT GTGAAGTACACAGAGGAGTATGAGCAGTCCAAAGGAAAAGGCAGCTTCCCTGCCATGATCACACCAGGTTACCAGGCTGCTAAGAACGCCAACACCTTGGCCAGTAAT ctggaATATAAAAAGGGACATGAGGAGAGAGTTTCCAAGTACACCACATTTGTTGACCCCCCAGAGGTGATTCTGGCCAAGAAACAAGGACAAATTGTCAGCGAT TATGCATATACAGAAGAGtatgagcagcagagaggcaaaGGCAGTTTCCCTGCACATCTTACACCTGGATACAAGATGTCAAAGAAAGCCAGTGAGCAGGCCAGTGAT ATAAAGTATCGTCAGATGTATGAACAGGAGATGAAGGGTAAAGCCAGCACCGAGGCTGCAGTAGCTGAAGCAGTTCACGCCAGAGAAAATGCAGAGAACTTCAGCCAG ATTGCATATACTGAGGAGTATGAGCAGCAACGAGGCAAAGGAAGCTTCCCTGCAATGATCACTCCTGGTTATTATCTGGCAAAAAAGGCCCAGGAAAATGCAAGTAAT CTGAAATACAGAAAGGACTTAAGCAAGATGAAGGGCACCTCGCATTTCCACAGCTTGACATCCGAGGACAACCTGGCTCTGAAGAATGCCCGCAAGATCAACAAGCTTGTCAGTGAG GTGGAGTATAAGAAGGACTTGGAGAACACCAAAGGCCACAGCATCAATTTCTGTgagacaccacagtttcaaaATGCTGCTAAAGTTGCAAAGTTCACCAGTGAT AACAAGTACAAAGAGAAGTACACCAGCAATATGAGGGGCCACTATGAAGACTCAGGAATTGATAAGAAGACCATGCATGCCATGAAAGCCAGGAAGCTGGCGAGTGAT ATTTCTTACAAACAAGGCTGTGAGCAGGAGCAGGGTGAATACAACTACCCAGCCACCCTCACACCAGGTTACCAAAGCCAAAGGAAACTGGACCCACTCAAAGAC AAGAACTACAGGCAACATATTGACCAGGTCAAGTACAGTCCAGTGACAGACACGCCTGAGATTATTCTAGCAAAGAAAAACGCTCAGCTTGTCAGCAAT CTGAATTACAAAGCAGGCTATGAAAAGACGAAGCACCAGTACACACTGTCCCAGGATCTGCCCCAAATCCAAAAGGCCAAAGCCAACGCTGCTTTGTGCAGCGAT ATTAAATATAAAGAGGAGTGGGAAAAATCCAAGTCTAAAGCCTGCGACATCGGCATGGACGACCTGAGTATCAAAGCAGCCAAAGCTTCTCGAGACCTCGCCAGTGAT ATTAAATACAAAGAGATCTACATGAAGAACAAGGAAAAGGCAGTGGGGGTCAACATGAGCGACTCCAAGACTCTGCACTCTCTTCAAGTGGCCAAGATGAACAGCGAT ATTGAATACAAGAAGGGCTCCAAGGAGAGCCAGGCTCAGTTCACCCTCCCTATGGACATGGTCAACCTGAGCCACGCCAAAAAGGCTCAAGCCCTCGCCAGTGACCTGGAATATCGCACGAAGCTCCACGAGTACACCGTCATGCCGGATGACATCAAGGTCCAGCAGGCCAAAAAGGCGTATTCCCTTCAAAGCGAG AACCAGTATCGTTCAGACCTGAACTGGATGAAAGGAGTGGGCTGGGAGGCTGAAGGATGTCTGAACATAACCCAGGCCAAGAAAGCTGGAGATCTGCTTAGTGAT ACCAAATACCGTCAGAAGGCAGACAGCATCAAGTTCACCCAGGTGGCGGATGATCTCTCCATCAAACACGCCAAGAAGAGCCAGGAGCTGCAGAGCGAC CTGGTGTACAaggcaaacacagagcagatcATACACCAGTACACCATGACAAAGGACGAGCCTCTCTTCAGACAAGCCAAGGCTAATGCTGAGCTTCTCAGCGGG aaagtGTACAGGAGCAACTgggagaagcagagggagaagggCTTTGAGCTGAGTTTGGACTCTCTCGCTATACTCACCGCCAAAGCTAAGAGGGACCTGGCCAGTGAT GTGAAATACAAGGAGAAgtatgagaaaaacaaaggcaAGGTGATCGGTATTAAGTCAGTCAGCGACGACTCTCAGATGGCCCACTCTGCTCTGGCCACCAAACTACAGAGTGACCGCCACTACAAGAAGAACTACGAGGACACAAAGACCAAATACAG TGTTTCTCTGGACATGATGAACATCAGCCATGCCAAGAAGGCTCAAGACCTGGCAACCGAGACCAACTACAGGACTTTCCTCCATGAGTACACCACGCTGCCAACTGACATGAATGTTGCCTGGGCTAAGAAGGCCTATGGACTACAGAGCGAT AAACAGTACAGGTCAGATCTGAACTGGATGAAGGGCGTCGGCTGGGAGGCCTCAAAATCTCTGGACGTCCAGCAGGCCAAGAAAGCCGGAGAACTCGTCAGCGAG AAAAAGTACCGCCAGGATGTGAGCGCTCTGAGGTTTACCAGTGTTGAAAACACTCCGGAGATGGTCCAAGCCAAACTCAGCAACAAACTGGCCATTGAT AGGTTGTACAGGGAGAAGGGTGAAAACTTGAAGCACAACTACACGCTCAGTGGAGAGCTGCCGGAGATGGTGCAGGCCAAGCTCAATGCTATGAACATCAGTGAG AGCCATTACAAGGAATCCTGGACCAAGATACGTGATGGTGGTTACAAGCTGCGTCTGGATGCCATTCCTTTCCAGTCTGCCAAAGCATCTGCAGAGATCCTCAGCGAT CAAAAGTACAAAGAGGAGTTTGAGAAGACTAAAGGGAAGATGATCGGACTTAAGGGACTACAGGATGATTTGAACATTGCTCACTCGGTCCACGCCAGCAAGCTACAGAGCGAC ATTAAGTACAAGCAGGATTCAGCGAAGGAGCTCTCAAAGGTCCACCTGTCCATGGACATGATGGAGGTCGCCCATGCTAAAAAGGCCCAGTCGCTGGTCAGCGAGCAGGACTACAGACTCACCCTGCATCAGTACACCTCCCTGCCCGATGACATGAAGGTGCAGGCGGCCAAGAGAGCGTACGCCCTCCAGAGCGAG AATGTGTATCGCTCTGACCTGAACTACCTGCGTGGTGCCGCCTGGATCGCCACTGGGGCTCTGCAGATTGAAGGCTCCAAGAGGGCCACAGACCTCATCAGTGAT AAAAATTACCGCCAGCAGCCGTACAACTTCAAGCACACCTCTGTCGCTGACTCTCCAGATATCGTCCACGCCAAACTCAGTGGACAGATCACAAATGAA CGTTTGTACAAAGAGAAGGGGGTGAATGACCAACACAACTACACTATAACAACTGAGAGACCAGAGATTACACAAGCAAAGATCAATGCAGCCAACTTTAGCGAG atcAAGTACAGAGAGTCCTGGCACACCCTGAGGGCTCAGGGCTACAAACTCACCATGCAGGACATCCCCTTCCAGGCTGCCAAGAGCTCCACAGGCATCGCCAGTGAT TACCAGTACAAACACAACCACCTGCTGGAAAAGGGGAAACACATTGGTGTCAAGAGCGTCTTGGAAGACCCACGTCTCCTGCACTGCCTGCAGGCGGGCCGGCTGGCCAGCGACCAGGAATACCGCAAGGACGCACTGACAGCCAGCGGTCAGTACCACCTCACCCCAGACATGATTAATCTGGTGACGGCTAAGAACGCCCAGGCCCTGGCCAGCGATCAGGACTACAGGAAGAGGCTGCATGAGTACACAGTGCTTCCTGATGACATGAAAGTCAAGTGGGCCAAAAAGGCTTACGACCTGCAGAGTGAG AAACTCTACAAGTCAGACCTCAGTTTCATGAAGGGAGTGGCCTGGGACGGAGTGGGTGCACCTCAGCTGGAGTCGGCCAAAAAGGCTGGAGAACTTATCAGTGAT AAGAAGTACCGTCAGCTGCCTGGCCATCTGAAGTTCACCTCAGTGGCTGACTCTCCTGATATTGTCCATGCCAAGACGAGCTATCAACAGTGCAGTGAG AGGCTGTACAAATCTGGAAAGAATGATGACATGCATAAGTACACCTTACACTCAGATGATCCGGACTTTGTTCGAGCCAAGATGAATGCCCAGCAGATTAGTGAT AAAGTTTACAAGGCGTCTGGGGAGCAGGTAAAGACATCAGGCTATGACCTGAGGCTCGACGCCATTCCTTTCCAAACTGCCAAGACCTCCAGAGAAATCGCCAGTGAC TTCCGTTACAAGGAGTCCCATCTGAAAGAGAAGGGCCAACAGGTGGGGCTGCGCTGTGTGGAGGACGACCCTAAGATGGTGCACTCTCTGGCAGCCAGCAAGCTCCAGAGCAACCTGGAGTATAAACGTCAGTCCAAGGAGGAGCGCGGCCAGTACAAGATCCATGCTGACCAGCCTGAGTTTCTGCAGGCCAAGAAGAGTCAGGCGCAGGCCAGTGACCTCTCCTACCGCCACAAGCTCCACGACTACACCTGCGACCCCGAGCAGCTCAATGTCAAGCATGCCAAGCAGGCCTACAAGCTGCAGAGTGAT GTGAACTACAAATCAGACCTGAACTGGATCAGGGGAGTGGGCTGGACCCCTCCCGGCTCCCACAAGGCCGAGCTTGCCCGCCGGGCTGCAGAGCTGGGACTGGCCGAGGGAGTTAGCACTGACGAGGCTATCGCAAAGTACCAGCACATGATGATG GTGTATCACCAGCAGCagatggagcagcagcagcagcagatgtcaGAGCAGGCGGAGACGAGCGAGGAAATTCAACAAGGTGTCAACATGGACGCCATGGAGGTCCTTCACGTCAAGAGGAAGAAGACCATTCAGACCGTACAGAAAAAGTCAACCAGCAGCACCACAACCTCATTCAGATCCATGGAGAAGAAGTCCAGCACCAGCTCGTCCTCCTCGTCGGCTGCCCTCCAGAACACAGTCAGGACGTCTATGTCTAGTAAAGCTGCTGCGATAGAAGACGCATAG